The nucleotide window acctttttgtcccacatgttaaaaatgaaacctttggactaaactggcaaaatgacacaaaccacaaggactaaaatggcatttaactctaaaatcctgctattttgtcattttcctcaagggcaaatcaggtcatatttgtcttataaaatatggtatttatttatcaaaaaaagaaatgatcattttgcccctgcggaaaagGACAAATTTGCAGGATTTTATgacaaatatgatctgatttcatttttggaccaaaatggcaataaaactgaaaccacagggacccagatgcaaaaagtttgagttttggactaaagtggcaaaagtgaccaaaccacagggaccaaaatggcagtttactcttttataaactttgttATTACGTTCTTGCTTTTTAAGGGCCGGTGTGAACTTATTTGTTGACGCTGTTATTTGGTAATACGCAGAACTCAAAGTTCCTTCAGTTTGTTTCCAAGATGAGTCGTGGGGAGTTGACTATTGAGGATAACCAGGTCAAACCCGCAAGTGGTGACTGGGCAAATGAATTTCAACAACAATATAATGCAGGCCCGTCTAATTGGGCCGATCAGTTTGCACATGAACAGGTAAGTAGAGCTTTCCGGGCCCACCTTTTAATCTTATTTTCCCGACACACGTACTTAGGTCATATAGTTAGTTAGTTACTAATGAATAATTGTGTTGTTAGGTATCTACGGCTCCTGATAGGTGGGCAGATGATTTTGCTAATGAACGTGTGCATCACGGTCCCGTAGATGAACAGTGGGTCAATGAGTTTTCGAAGTTGGAAGTCAATGATTGGGCCGATGAATTTGGGCGCCAGGTTGGCGAAGGGATTCTCGGAGATGATACTGCTGATAACTGGGCTAGTGCGTATGATGAGTAAGTTTATCGTTCCCAATTACATCAGTTATCCTTATTTGTATGGTGGCTTTCGTTAATTGatgtttttttttggggggggggtatgAACCGAATGACGATCAAAACCGGGGAAAATGTTAGACAAAAACACTAATTTTTAACACGGTGATTACGTGACGTAAAATGTTGGCGAAATCGAATTTATACCCGCAACTTTATTAAGTTTAGGGGTAGAAACGTAAACTGGTAAAAGAAATAGAAAAAAGCATAGAATGATTAAACTATAAGGGCTCCAAGGGAAAGTTTACACTAAAAGACAAACTAGTCATTATTCATCACAATGTTTCAAATTGACATATATAGATAATTACAGTTGTaattaaaaaaaagagttaattgccattttagtccctgtggttcgggccattttgccagtttagtccaaaggtttcatttttaacacctggatccaaaaaggtttcatcgttgccattttggtccaactgacttaactccatccatatctgttaaagctgccaagggcatttttgtcagatatggatggagttaagtcagttggaccaaaatgaaatgacaaaaatgcccttgccagctttaacagatatggatggagttaagtcagttggaccaaaatggcaacgatgaaacctttttggatccagatgttaaaaatgaaacctttggactaaactggcaaaatggcccaaaccacagggactaaaatggcaatttactctaaaaaaatttAAATGCTTTTTAATATATCAAAAAGATTTGGGTAAAAATAAAGTTTATTATGAGAGACTGGTCAAAGCAAAGTCAATGAAGATGAGCTCACGATCTTGTAGGAAGTTAGCGAATTGTTTGTAAATTAATATAATGAGTAAATTTTGTAGGTACGTAAATGAGCAAACTGTTTTGAAGCAGAAATCCGACAGTTCAAGGGGAGTTTACGTGTTCTCTGATTTGAACCCTTACGTGGGTCATCCTGAACCTTTGAAAGAAGGTCAAGAACTGTTCCGGAAAGGTCTTTTAAGTGAAGCGGTTCTTGCTTTAGAAGCTGAAGTTTTGAAGAACCCTGATAACGCTGAAGGTTGGAGATTACTCGGTGTAGCACATGCTGAAAATGACGATGATCAACAGGTATTAATAGtcttatatttaattatttatcgtTATTAAACTCTAATTTTGCAGAATTGATTTGAACTTATTATGATATGTACAACACTGTTATCGCCAGGCAATTGCATCGATGATGCGCGCACACGAAGCCGACCCGACAAACTTGGAAGTACTTCTTGCGCTTGGAGTGAGCCACACGAACGGTATATTTCAACTTCGGTTTAGATTTATGTTTTCCCgtgttttagagtaaaatgccattttcgttcctgaggtttgaccagttttgcgactttcgtccaaaggtttgtttttcctcatccggatccaaaaggtttgaaatcttccCATATTCATCCggttcgttaactccatccattattTTCCgctaagtcaggggtattttcgtcttttttcgccttttttgaatacttgtacattatgctaaatgcttgtacataaagtgaaaaaagaCTGAAttaccctttaagttaacaaaaaagacgaaaataccgctgacttaacggagaaaaatggatggagctTACAAgcctgatgaaaatggcaagatttcaaaccttttggatactgatgcgaaaaaacaaacctttggacgaaagtcgcaaaactggccaaacttCAGGGACGAAATTGACATTTTACTCTTCGTTTTACTATCAAAAAGTTTTCTGACATCTTTTAATTTATACAGAATTGGAGCAACAAGCCGCGTTAAAATATTTGTATAGTTGGCTGCGCAACCACCCTGTGTACGGGAAAATTGCGCCTCCGGAACTCTCGGATTCTCTTTACTATGCTGATGTGAGTGTTCTTTAATATCATATATGTAATGGTATAATATAGGTTTAAttggggtgcaaacgagccgagcccgagctcgaccaggctcgagctcgtttaacatatgaaagctcgagctcgagctcggctcgatttgaGCCTtgtttctaaagctcgagctcggctcgggctcgactcgtttagtatttattaattaatttttattaattataattattgttatacatataatttagttatttttttatatttatataaatggtaaatATTATTATGTAAacatatgtttaatatattaattaaaaatgtataaaaagaaagctcgttaaggctcgcgagccggctcgagctcggtaagcgaagctcgggctcgggctcgtttactaaacgagcttgtttttaggctcgggctcgagctcgtttaagcttggctcgttcgagcttttttttcgagccgagctcgagtagctcacgagtagctcggctcgtttgcacccctaggtttaaacaagttatatTCGTTCAAATTTAGTTATTATTTGTTATGGTTCTTTACAGGTTGCTAGAACTTTTAACGAGGCAGCGCAAATGTCACCCGAGGATGCAGATGTACACATAGTTCTAGGTGTTTTATATAATCTTTCAAGAGAATATGATAGAGCAATTGAATCGTTTCAAACAGCTTTAAAACTCAAGCCACGAGATTATTCGTTATGGAATAAACTTGGGGCCACACAAGCAAATAGCGTTCAGAGTGCTGATGCAATATATGCATACCAACATGTAAGTAccttttcagttttttttttttttttttttttttcttgattaTTTAATGTTACATAATCACTTTCAATAAACACCCCCTTAGACGATGAATAACAAAAggtaaattggatttaaataattccAACTTTCttaatttggccgataataatcccaactcagttattggccgagAATAATCCGAACtagtccacttttggccgataatagtccgtcgttaaaaatagcttaacggagttaagctttttttccgaattacaaaccgatgttttatggattttgatcagaacgaagatacgagtcgatttatgtaaaacttatctcgaaacggtgcttcaaacggcttgttttttgtttaatttgaagtttaaacacccgaattgaagcaccgtctTCGTCGTTTgaggcagtatttcgaggtaaattttacatcaatcaactcgtatcctcgttctattcaaaaaccctaaaatatcggtttgtaattcggaaaaaaacttaactccgttaagctatattcaacgcagactattatcggccaaaagtggatcagttcggattattatcggccaaaagtggatcagttcggattattaacggccaataactgagttgagattattatcggccaaattgagaaagtcgagattatttaaatccaatttgccattACAAAATCATTTTGATATTGCATATAATAGAAGTGTGGCCACAAAAATGATAAACCGGTGTTATATGGTATCTTATTATATGTATGCCAAATAATTTCTGATTTAGTTTAATTGTTGTTATGTAGGCATTGGATTTGAAGCCGAATTATGTTCGCGCGTGGGCAAACATGGGCATTAGTTACGCAAATCAGGTCATCTTTCTTTCTATTTTTATGCTTGCTAAGTGAAGTTTAAAGTTTCATTAGAAGCGAAAAAACGTACAACAATTTGTTGTAAATTTGTTTCTGCCGCGCTCActggctgcaaacgaaccaaacgttcggcgaacagttcgtgaaccgttcggcgggaagtttgtttgtgttcgttcgtttattaaacaaacaaacacgaacaagaaatttagttcgtttagttaaatgaacaaacatgaacggaggtcgtgttcgttcgtttatgttcgtgaacgttcggtaacgtgttcgttagtgttcgatagttcattagtgtttttaatttttgtatttatttaaatatttcaaaattgcgataaattaaatatctaataagtgtcagcatattatatattctgtttatgaacgattgtttgtgttcgtctGTTTCtatttgtgctcatttgtgtcgTGAACATTattttgtgctcatttgtgttcgtcagcCCGTTCATTTTTATCCGTCgtctaaaattaacaaacaaacacaaacgaacacgaacaagttcatttccttaacaaacggaCACGAACATAGAATCTCGTttgataagtgttcgtgaacagttcgcgaacacatatatttcttaacaaacgaacacgaacaaggtcttgttcgtgttcgtttggttcgtttgcagccctagcgCTCAGTTTGCCAATTACTTTAATGATAGGGAATGAATTTAATTTTTAAAACAATTTAATATTACAGGGTATGTATGAGGACTCAATTCGTTACTATGTGCGTGCGCTAGCAATGAATCCAAAGGCAGATAACGCGTGGCAATATTTAAGAATTTCGTTAAGGTGAATTATAATTTACACTTGTAAATCGAAACTTTAACCGCTAATAAATATGGATTCGTTTGTTAGGTAGAGAATGCtctacattaatccagaagtgtgagaagtgtgttataacactatatataacactatataacaccatataaacaccgtgtaacactatgtaacaccatataacactatgtagcactatataacactatataacaaaatattttgtctgatagcatgtctatgatagatgtatagtgttatatattgttatatagtgttatatagtgttacatagtgttatatggtgttatatggtgttacatagtgttatacggtgtttatatggtgttatatagtgttatatatagtgttataatacacttctcacacttttgaattaatgtacactatccctaccctcGTTTGTTATACCTAAAAATAACTTCGTTTGCAGCTGTGCTTCGAGGGAGGATATGATGGCGGCTTGTGATTCGCGAAATCTTGATGTTCTTCAGAAAGAATTCCCATTGTAAATTTTGATGTTTAGATCAAGTGTGGGGATCATTTTATGATATGAGATTTGCAGGTGGTTTATATGTTATACTTACTATCTATAGGTTGGTTTACATAAAGATATAATGAGTCTGTATTGAATATTGATCCTAAATAATGATGTTTTGTAACAAATAAATGCAAAGTGTTTTATCTTACTCAAGTGATCACATAATTATAAACCCTAGCTTTACTTTTTATTGTTGTAGCACAATACAATAATTAAGTATATATTGTTTTAAAGAGGGATTCCGAAGGGAGAAGATcataaatatgtttttttttttttttttttttttttttggtcattGGATAAGTGTTTACTTTTATAGATAGAAAGACTTATGCAAAAAACTTTACTTAGAGCACCCACAAGGTGCTCATGTGGTTCGGATGTAGCGGAACCAAGAGGTGGGGGGCGGAGTTGTTGTGGAGGAAGTCCGACGGTGGCGTCCGGATGGTGGGACCCCATCACTCACATACGCGTAATATACATACGTGGGTTGAATGATGTTTTGAATGTAGCGGTTCTTCTGGTAGCAATCGAAAACATGGCACTTTCTTGATTTACTAAGAATATTTCACTCAGTGGTGAGTAAAGGCTTTATAATGTTAGTGATGAAGATAAGCTTTTATAGACGACCCACGTTTATGGTTGACAAATTTGTTGATTCGGGATATCATTGTATGGCATTATTGATTTGTTAGACGTCGTTGGAAACGTCACACTCAACATGTTTCCCGAATGATGGTATAGTAGAGTATGAATACTTACAAGTGTTTAGATCTTGATCTTCATATCTTGAACATTGGGAAAATGGTATATTGTTGATGCTTAAACCGTCGACGCTCAACCCTCCCACCTTCAAACCCTCCTCCAGCACTCTATCGTGGCCCACCTTCAATATATCCTCCAAAACTCTACCGCGCCCCATCTTTAAACCCTCCTCCAATAGAGGTCTACTATCCTCAACACACTTTGGATTCGATTGTGGAAGAGTCAAACTTGGTATATGATTATACCTTTGCTTAACTACGATTTGGTGGAATAAGAATTGTGGAAGGTCATTGTCCTCCAGCGGTAAACACTCCTCCTCCTCCAATGTCAAACCCTCTTATGACAATAGATGTCCCAAATTGGGCCGGAGGGTATGAAACCAACGACGGGGCGAACCTAGGTTGGATGAAGAAATGGCTTATCCATCTGACAACTCCAGTTACCGATACGAGAGTTTGGGCGTGCGTGATAGTATTCGTGACTGTTCATCGCATGATTCTCTCTTTGGTTATCAAATAATGTTTTAtgtagtttatgtaatgttttcattttaattttaattttaatttatgtAGTGTTATATCAGGATTTAATTATGTTTTATTAGGGTTTAATTATGGTTTATTAAGGGTTAATTTtaatttatgtaatgttttattatGATTTTTGTAATGTTGTTctaattgtattttttttagtatCTATTTTTATTAGGAATTGTCTTGCAGCAGCCAATTCTTCTGTGGAAAGGAACAAATCATGATCACAAATACGAGGAGGTATGCAGATATCTGGTAAGTTATTCGGTTAGCCATTCCACTCCTATACCTCTAAATCATGATCACAATTATTTGCAAGTGGTGTGGGCAAACAATGAAAGTGATAGGAGGCTAATAAGGTACCAAGGTCAACATATGGACTTGACTTTATTGCTTTTAGTTTTAGGGATTTTGGTTTCTACTAATTATTACCACTTTCATCTTTTTGTAGTGTTGAAGTTTCAAATGAGAAGATATCGATTTATGATCTGTTGTTTTATTGGTTGCAATCCTATGATTAAATAGGTTATTCTTTTATTGTAGCTGAAAAAAATCGTTGTTTAATAGAATGTGGTATGTAAAATTTCTAAAAACTACTCGTGTTTTTACACGGGTTTTACatctaatttaaaataaaaaaagtgaTGACTGAAAGATGATTGGGTTGCGGTTAAAACTAGTACACCCATAATGTGGTGTAGTTAAAAAAAGTGATATGGTAATGTACATGATACTGATATGGCAAACACTTTATAACGTGATGGTTAAAAGTTATTAACCCATAATATATAGCCTTAGTGAGTGTCCATTTCCGATATTAATACGCGTTTACTTTTGCAACCATGTTATATTCATGCCATCCTAGGCCCCAATGTTTGTTTTTTCATGTCTTGTATCCGTTCACTTTGGAGTTGACTTTCTTCATTTTGATGTGCATTTAACCAAACTTCAATTCATTAATTTCAATAATGTGATCTCATTTATTGTTTCTTTCCACGAGTTAAATCAAGAGAGACTACACATCATAGACATGAATATAGCTATGTTCGTATATCATTTATAAAACGAATAATAATATATGAAAACTTGATATGCGAATAAAGAAGATAGGGTATTAAAAAGATCAGGTATAACTAAAAAAATAGTAAAGTGTTGGTATGCTTTAACAATTTTAAAAACAGTAGATATAcaatttttatctttaattttattATCTTTTCCGGGTCACTCTCTGGTGCATTATCACCCTTacatattaatattaaataataattttctttatatatgttattagatatatatatatatatatatatatatatatatatatataggattgatcgagttcatttcagaactctaaatatgtaaaaaaactTTCAGAATTTCTAATAAataatctttttatttttatactaacTTACAAACCTGTGTATTATGCGGGTTGAATATTTAAAAAATGCAAATCATAAATTGGTATATATCATCAGTGAAATGACTTATTACATAAGATGTGAAACAAAAAGAAAGGTTAAACTTtcagctctctctctctatatactTTTCTAAGTTTTCACTTCTCTTTTAAGTGACTATAATCCATCTTATGATATacgtagggctgtaaacgaaccgaacgttcagcgaacagttcgtgaaccgttcggcgggaagttcgtttatgttcgttcgataagcttaacgaacgaacacgaacaaaaaatttcgttcgataagcttaacgaacgaacacgaacaaaggtctcgttcgttcgactgcgttcgtgaacgttcggtaatatgatcgtttatgttcgttcgtgttcgttcgtttatgtccgttcatgttcggttttttatgtttatttttctaaaactttttaatgttttattaattttttactttcCCCATATGTattatttctctctctctctggccCTCTCCCTCTTTTGA belongs to Helianthus annuus cultivar XRQ/B chromosome 5, HanXRQr2.0-SUNRISE, whole genome shotgun sequence and includes:
- the LOC110942187 gene encoding peroxisome biogenesis protein 5 translates to MAMRDLVTGGAACAVPGSSSSSNPLGALANALIGSSSQKERLQEIPTSSLNPSGNNLYPGVVDPMSALPGSELEHPLHQQNKGSEFLNGFHAANDNRLGEVWDGIQNPQVPHFPPGQPQLQPELNGPPQRVLSSFLHSFVNSSHGGVPFGPTQLPVLGLSEGDKRCIRDRSSIMARHIFADRSEDFINGQVNALLSSLEIDNQGMARGPMPGRYPELEQYWGESQAMPPRPHGPDGWADEFSQQRLGQADPNAWALSFERQHGAGGWASEFEHEQRQMTSVDRMAGTNIPSLAAMEQTRMLAHTLAQNNNPKFQNSKFLQFVSKMSRGELTIEDNQVKPASGDWANEFQQQYNAGPSNWADQFAHEQVSTAPDRWADDFANERVHHGPVDEQWVNEFSKLEVNDWADEFGRQVGEGILGDDTADNWASAYDEYVNEQTVLKQKSDSSRGVYVFSDLNPYVGHPEPLKEGQELFRKGLLSEAVLALEAEVLKNPDNAEGWRLLGVAHAENDDDQQAIASMMRAHEADPTNLEVLLALGVSHTNELEQQAALKYLYSWLRNHPVYGKIAPPELSDSLYYADVARTFNEAAQMSPEDADVHIVLGVLYNLSREYDRAIESFQTALKLKPRDYSLWNKLGATQANSVQSADAIYAYQHALDLKPNYVRAWANMGISYANQGMYEDSIRYYVRALAMNPKADNAWQYLRISLSCASREDMMAACDSRNLDVLQKEFPL